The Chondrinema litorale genomic interval TACTAACTAGAATGTTTTTGTTAGATTTTAACCAGATGAAAAAAGAACAAAACACAAGAAGAAATTTTGTTAGAAAAAGCTTAGCACTAGGTAGTACAGGACTATTATCAACTACATTATTAAAAGCTGAAAATTTTGAAACCATGAAAAAACCAATTACTGACACCAGTATAAGACCCAAAGTATTGTTTTTTGATGTGAATGAAACCTTGCTCGATTTAGCTCCATTGAAAGCCAGTGTAAATCAGGTTTTACAAGGTAACAAAGAGCTTCTACAGCTTTGGTTTACTACGATGCTACAATATTCATTAGTAAACACAGTAGCCAATAAATACAACAACTTTGGCGAAATAGGTGCAGCAGCTTTAATGATGATCGCCAAGAATAATGGAAAAGAAATTACAGAAGAGGAAGCAAAAAAGGCAATTTCTCCGATTAAATCATTACCACCACATCCAGAAGTAAAGGCAGCACTACAATTATTAAAACAACAAGGTTTCACTTTAGTCTCGCTTACTAATTCTCCTCCTCAGGTTGTGAAAGCGCAATTTACCAATGCGGGCATTATCGATTTGTTTGATGAAATGCTTACTGTAGAAGAGATTGGCAAATACAAACCACATGCAGATACATACAACTGGGCAACGCGAAAAGTGGGTGTACTCCCAGAAGAAAGTATGCTTATTGCCGCACATGGTTGGGATGTTGCAGGAGCAGCTTGGGCAGGTTGGCGAACTGCTTTTATCAGCAGGCCGGGGCAGCAATTATATCCGTTGGCACCAAGACCTGAGCTAGTGGAAGACGATTTATCGATTATCGCAAATAAGCTAATTGCTTTGGTAGAATAACATAATTAATACGGCTAGTACTTCTCATATAAAAAGTCAGTAATTTAATTGCTGGCTTTTTTAGTTTTATATCATCAGTAATCTAAAAATATGGAAAATGAAAGTGCGACAATCAGGTTGAGGGCTGCGAATATGAACGATCTAGAATTGCTTAATCACTGGGATAGGCAACAACATGTAATAGATGCAGACCCAAATGACGATTGGGAGTGGGAGACAGAATTACAAAGAAATCCACCTTGGCGAGAGCAGCTTATTGCTGAGCTAAATGGCAAACCTATTGGCTTTGTACAAATTATAGACCCTGAAAAAGAAGACTCATACTATTGGGGAAATGTGGCTCCAAATCAGCGAGCTATTGACATTTGGATAGGTGAAAAAGAAAATTTGGGAAAAGGCTATGGCACAGAAATGATGCGACAAGCCATCGCCAAATGTTTCGAAAATCCATCAGTTACAGCGATTCTTATAGACCC includes:
- a CDS encoding haloacid dehalogenase type II; the protein is MKKEQNTRRNFVRKSLALGSTGLLSTTLLKAENFETMKKPITDTSIRPKVLFFDVNETLLDLAPLKASVNQVLQGNKELLQLWFTTMLQYSLVNTVANKYNNFGEIGAAALMMIAKNNGKEITEEEAKKAISPIKSLPPHPEVKAALQLLKQQGFTLVSLTNSPPQVVKAQFTNAGIIDLFDEMLTVEEIGKYKPHADTYNWATRKVGVLPEESMLIAAHGWDVAGAAWAGWRTAFISRPGQQLYPLAPRPELVEDDLSIIANKLIALVE
- a CDS encoding GNAT family N-acetyltransferase, which translates into the protein MENESATIRLRAANMNDLELLNHWDRQQHVIDADPNDDWEWETELQRNPPWREQLIAELNGKPIGFVQIIDPEKEDSYYWGNVAPNQRAIDIWIGEKENLGKGYGTEMMRQAIAKCFENPSVTAILIDPLESNARAIRFYEKIGFKFLEHRTFDEDKCAVYMLNRYNWESD